From Primulina huaijiensis isolate GDHJ02 chromosome 15, ASM1229523v2, whole genome shotgun sequence, one genomic window encodes:
- the LOC140959091 gene encoding protein MLN51 homolog, whose translation MSGGVMAEEHIEYESDPEETKMSLKMRRREASDDEEEVEGGEDGGVKPVRRVDEFDGESEGAAAEYEDDLEEEDYYDLDEEYVEEEIEDAKYGERGSEIGGGSMLVVPVDAGVDGDMGEEIVVKNEAETNEEIRVDGGGHEEEKKEIEPYAVPTAGAFYMHDDRFQDNTRGRNRRMMLAGRKLWESKDNRKWGHDMFEELTTPERRYEERRGSRGTFRGRGRNRGAGFGYARGYRSQDYSNNSSQNNNNLDNAPKRTRGRGPRRYQPSLKNNNEGSRTQNKQSRKSVEKPSYVISVKTNESASNAEMGMNLPRKQGFASNLSIASPPFYPSGSSTKHNAIERKRDVQAGTSNRNSQQSVVDESFNVTQSSAMLKGKSIVDSVGVEKLAIDDSLSATSRKPSNIMHLPASSSLSTNATQPQMRGHGRGKTSSTKLAYQPTYSNNQVNRVPTQSQLQTVPRYPGQSHAQSSVQTHDQQFARVPGGSRASSPPKMAVLESSKLEYPSEYSKSTTALVATGTEKSNVQSRSSFLYGGARFLGASGNLGAVHGDQNFSSFLPVMQFGGKHSSGMGVPAVGMAFPGYVGQPQLGLGSSEMTWLPVIAGAAGALGAQYRPPFITADGSYHTQPSGKVSTVTASSSKENKVVSAELANDESGQRQKNPRRYTEMKFDQ comes from the exons ATGAGTGGTGGAGTGATGGCGGAGGAGCACATTGAGTACGAGAGCGATCCGGAGGAGACGAAGATGTCTCTGAAGATGCGGAGGAGGGAagctagtgatgatgaggaggaGGTGGAGGGAGGGGAGGATGGCGGAGTGAAGCCTGTGCGGAGGGTTGATGAATTTGATGGAGAATCAGAAGGTGCTGCCGCGGAGTATGAGGATGATTTGGAGGAGGAAGATTATTATGATTTGGATGAGGAGTATGTGGAAGAGGAAATAGAGGATGCGAAATATGGAGAGAGAGGAAGTGAGATTGGTGGCGGCAGTATGTTGGTTGTGCCGGTGGATGCTGGGGTTGACGGAGATATGGGGGAGGAGATAGTGGTTAAGAATGAGGCTGAGACTAATGAAGAAATTCGTGTTGACGGTGGTGGGCATGAGGAAGAGAAGAAGGAGATTGAGCCATATGCAGTACCTACGGCGGGTGCATTTTACATGCACGATGACAGGTTCCAAGACAACACTCGTGGAAGAAACAG GCGAATGATGCTGGCTGGAAGAAAGCTATGGGAATCTAAAGATAACAGGAAATGGGGGCATGATATGTTTGAGGAGCTAACTACGCCTGAAAGGCGTTATGAAGAG CGGAGGGGATCAAGGGGAACTTTTCGAGGTCGTGGTAGAAATAGAGGCGCAGGCTTTGGGTATGCACGAGGATATAGGTCCCAAGATTACTCTAATAATAGctctcaaaataataataatcttgaTAATGCTCCTAAGAGAACGAGAGGTCGAGGACCCCGGAGGTATCAGCCATCTTTGAAAAACAACAATGAGGGATCTCGCACACAAAATAAACA ATCTAGGAAATCTGTTGAGAAGCCTTCCTATGTTATTTCTGTAAAAACCAACGAATCGGCTTCAAATGCAGAGATGGGCATGAATCTGCCTAGGAAACAAGGATTTGCTTCTAATTTGAGCATTGCTTCTCCTCCATTTTATCCCTCTGGTTCTTCTACAAAGCATAATGCTATAGAACGTAAGAGGGATGTCCAAGCTGGCACAAGCAATCGAAATAGTCAGCAATCAGTCGTAGATGAGAGTTTTAATGTAACACAATCTTCTGCAATGCTGAAGGGGAAGAGTATAGTTGATTCTGTTGGTGTTGAGAAGCTTGCCATTGATGATTCACTTTCTGCAACGTCAAGGAAGCCTTCAAACATTATGCATCTGCCGGCGTCTAGCTCTCTCTCTACTAATGCTACTCAACCTCAAATGAGGGGTCATGGAAGAGGAAAAACTTCCTCGACAAAATTGGCCTATCAACCAACTTACTCTAATAACCAAGTCAACAGAGTCCCTACACAAAGCCAGCTACAAACTGTTCCCAGATATCCTGGTCAGTCTCATGCTCAATCTTCTGTACAAACTCATGATCAGCAGTTTGCACGTGTGCCCGGTGGTTCACGTGCTTCTTCTCCACCAAAGATGGCTGTGCTTGAATCTAGCAAGCTGGAGTATCCTTCAGAATACAGTAAATCCACGACTGCATTGGTTGCTACAGGAACGGAAAAAAGCAATGTGCAAAGCAGGAGTTCCTTTCTGTATGGCGGAGCTCGTTTCCTGGGTGCCTCTGGCAATCTGGGAGCTGTTCATGGTGATCAAAACTTTTCATCTTTCCTGCCAG TCATGCAATTTGGAGGCAAGCATTCCAGTGGAATGGGAGTTCCTGCAGTTGGCATGGCTTTTCCTGGATATGTTGGTCAACCACAACTTGGATTAGGGTCTTCTGAAATGACTTG GTTACCTGTCATAGCTGGTGCTGCTGGAGCATTGGGGGCACAGTATCGCCCTCCATTTATCACTGCTGATGGTTCGTATCATACTCAACCATCTGGAAAGGTGTCTACCGTTACAGCTTCCTCAAG CAAAGAAAATAAAGTAGTATCTGCAGAGCTTGCAAATGATGAGTCTGGGCAAAGGCAAAAGAATCCTCGCAG ATATACTGAGATGAAGTTTGACCAGTGA